In Salminus brasiliensis chromosome 24, fSalBra1.hap2, whole genome shotgun sequence, one genomic interval encodes:
- the LOC140547175 gene encoding uncharacterized protein — protein sequence MSGRGKTGGKARAKAKTRSSRAGLQFPVGRVHRLLRKGNYAERVGAGAPVYLAAVLEYLTAEILELAGNAARDNKKTRIIPRHLQLAVRNDEELNKLLGGVTIAQGGVLPNIQAVLLPKKTEKTVKTNFVGRTRLTRIMSGRGKTGGKARAKAKTRSSRAGLQFPVGRVHRLLRKGNYAERVGAGAPVYLAAVLEYLTAEILELAGNAARDNKKTRIIPRHLQLAVRNDEELNKLLGGVTIAQGGVLPNIQAVLLPKKTEKTVKTK from the exons ATGAGTGGAAGAGGCAAAACCGGTGGTAAAGCTAGGGCCAAGGCTAAGACCCGTTCGTCCCGCGCCGGACTGCAGTTCCCAGTTGGCCGTGTGCACAGGCTTCTGCGTAAAGGCAACTACGCTGAGCGGGTCGGCGCCGGCGCTCCCGTCTACTTGGCCGCCGTCCTGGAGTATCTCACCGCTGAGATTCTCGAGTTGGCTGGCAACGCCGCCCGCGACAACAAGAAGACCCGTATCATCCCCCGTCACCtgcagctggctgttcgtaacgacgaggagctgaacaaactgctcgGAGGAGTCACTATCGCCCAAGGTGGTGTGCTGCCCAACATTCAGGCTGTACTGCTGCCCAAGAAGACCGAGAAGACTGTGAAGACAAA CTTTGTTGGACGAACACGACTGACGCGAATCATGAGTGGAAGAGGCAAAACCGGTGGTAAAGCTAGGGCCAAGGCTAAGACCCGTTCGTCCCGCGCCGGACTGCAGTTCCCAGTTGGCCGTGTGCACAGGCTTCTGCGTAAAGGCAACTACGCTGAGCGGGTCGGCGCCGGCGCTCCCGTCTACTTGGCCGCCGTCCTGGAGTATCTCACCGCTGAGATTCTCGAGTTGGCTGGCAACGCCGCCCGCGACAACAAGAAGACCCGTATCATCCCCCGTCACCtgcagctggctgttcgtaacgacgaggagctgaacaaactgctcgGAGGAGTCACTATCGCCCAAGGTGGTGTGCTGCCCAACATTCAGGCTGTACTGCTGCCCAAGAAGACCGAGAAGACTGTGAAGACAAAGTAA
- the LOC140546848 gene encoding histone H3: MARTKQTARKSTGGKAPRKQLATKAARKSAPATGGVKKPHRYRPGTVALREIRRYQKSTELLIRKLPFQRLVREIAQDFKTDLRFQSSAVMALQEASEAYLVGLFEDTNLCAIHAKRVTIMPKDIQLARRIRGERA, translated from the coding sequence atggcaagaaccaagcagACCGCCCGTAAGTCCACCGGTGGCAAGGCCCCGAGGAAGCAGCTCGCCACCAAGGCTGCTCGCAAGAGTGCCCCAGCCACCGGCGGCGTGAAAAAGCCTCACCGTTACAGGCCCGGTACCGTGGCTCTGAGGGAGATCCGCCGCTACCAGAAGTCTACTGAGCTGCTGATCCGTAAGCTGCCCTTCCAGCGCCTAGTGCGTGAGATCGCtcaggacttcaagactgatctccgcttccagagctccgccgtcatggccctgcaggaggctagcgaggcgtacttggtgggtctgtttgaagatactaacctgtgcgctatccacgccaagagagtcaccatcatgcctaaagacatccagctggcccgccgtattcgcggagagcgcgcttaa
- the LOC140546997 gene encoding histone H4, producing MSGRGKGGKGLGKGGAKRHRKVLRDNIQGITKPAIRRLARRGGVKRISGLIYEETRGVLKVFLENVIRDAVTYTEHAKRKTVTAMDVVYALKRQGRTLYGFGG from the coding sequence ATGTCAGGCAGAGGCAAGGGCGGCAAAGGCCTTGGGAAAGGAGGCGCCAAGCGTCATCGTAAAGTGCTTCGcgataacatccagggtatcacaAAGCCGGCTATTCGCCGTCTGGCTCGTCGTGGTGGCGTCAAGCGTATCTCCGGTCTGATCTACGAAGAGACCCGCGGTGTGCTCAAAGTGTTCCTGGAAAACGTGATCAGGgacgcagtcacgtacactgagcatgccaaaagaaagaccgtcaccgctatggatgtggtgtacgccctgaagcgccagggacgcactctgtacggattcggaggttaa
- the LOC140546734 gene encoding histone H2B encodes MPEPAKSAPKKGSKKAVTKTAGKGGKKRRKSRKESYAIYVYKVLKQVHPDTGISSKAMGIMNSFVNDIFERIAGESSRLAHYNKRSTITSREIQTAVRLLLPGELAKHAVSEGTKAVTKYTSSK; translated from the coding sequence atgcctgagccagctaagtccgcgcccaagaagggatccaagaaagccgtgaccaagacggccgggaaaggaggcaagaagcgcagaaagtccaggaaggagagctatgccatctacgtgtacaaggtgctgaagcaggtccaCCCTGACACTGGAATCTCCTCTAAAGCGATGGGCATCATGAACTCGTTCGTGAACGACATCTTCGAGCGCATCGCCGGTGAGTCTTCTCGTTTGGCTCACTACAACAAACGTTCTACTATCACCTCTAGGGAGATCCAGACCGCTGTGCGTCTGCTCCTTCCCGGTGAGTTGGCTAAGCACGCCGTGTCAGAGGGCACAAAGGCCGTCACCAAGTACACGAGCTCCAAGTAA
- the LOC140546973 gene encoding histone H1-like gives MAEVAPAPAASAPAKAPKKKAAARPKKAGPSVGELIVKAVSASKERSGVSLAALKKALAAGGYDVEKNNSRVKLAVKSLVTKGTLVQTKGTGASGSFKLNKKQAEAKKKPAAKKPAPKAKKPAAKKPAAAKKPKKVAAKKPTAAKKSPKKAKKPVAAAKKAAKSPKKAKKPAAPKKATKSPKKAKTVKPKAAKPKAAKAKKAAPKKK, from the coding sequence atggcagaagtcgctccagccccagccgcctcggcgcccgccaaggcccccaagaagaaggccgccgcccgccccaagaaagccggccccagcgtgggcgagctcatcgtcaaggccgtctcggcttccaaggagaggagcggcgtgtctctcgccgccctgaagaaagccctggctgccggcggctacgacgtcgagaagaacaactcacgcgttaagctcgccgtcaagagcctcgtcaccaagggcactctggtgcagaccaaaggcaccggcgcgtcgggctctttcaagcttaacaagaagcaggccgaggcaaagaagaagccggccgccaagaaaccggcacctaaagctaagaagccggccgccaagaaaccagccgcggccaagaagcccaagaaggtagcagccaagaaacccactgcggctaagaaatcccccaagaaggccaagaagcccgtcgcggccgctaagaaggcagcgaagagccccaagaaggccaagaagccggcGGCTCCCAAAAAGGCGACCAAGAGCCCAAAGAAAGCCAAAACGGTCAAGCCTAAAGCAGCTAAGCCCAAAGCGGCGAAGGCGAAAAAGGCTGCCCCTAAGAAGAAGTAA
- the LOC140546847 gene encoding histone H3: MARTKQTARKSTGGKAPRKQLATKAARKSAPATGGVKKPHRYRPGTVALREIRRYQKSTELLIRKLPFQRLVREIAQDFKTDLRFQSSAVMALQEASEAYLVGLFEDTNLCAIHAKRVTIMPKDIQLARRIRGERA, from the coding sequence atggcaagaaccaagcagACCGCCCGTAAGTCCACCGGTGGCAAGGCCCCGAGGAAGCAGCTCGCCACCAAGGCTGCTCGCAAGAGTGCCCCAGCCACCGGCGGCGTGAAAAAGCCTCACCGTTACAGGCCCGGCACCGTGGCTCTGAGGGAGATCCGCCGCTACCAGAAGTCTACTGAGCTGCTGATCCGTAAGCTGCCCTTCCAGCGCCTAGTGCGTGAGATCGCtcaggacttcaagactgatctccgcttccagagctccgccgtcatggccctgcaggaggctagcgaggcgtacttggtgggtctgtttgaagatactaacctgtgcgctatccacgccaagagagtcaccatcatgcctaaagacatccagctggcccgccgtattcgcggagagcgcgcttaa
- the LOC140546513 gene encoding histone H1-like — translation MAEVAPAPAASAPAKAPKKKAAARPKKAGPSVGELIVKAVSASKERSGVSLAALKKALAAGGYDVEKNNSRVKLAVKSLVTKGTLVQTKGTGVSGSFKLNKKQTEAKKKPAAKKPAPKAKKPAAKKPAAAKKPKKVAAKKPTAAKKSPKKAKKPVAAAKKAAKSPKKAKKPAATKKAIKSPKKAKTVKPKAAKPKAAKAKKAAPKKK, via the coding sequence atggcagaagtcgctccagccccagccgcctcggcgcccgccaaggcccccaagaagaaggccgccgcccgccccaagaaagccggccccagcgtgggcgagctcatcgtcaaggccgtctcggcttccaaggagaggagcggcgtgtctctcgccgcccTGAAGAAAGCCCTGGCTGCCGGCGGCTACGACGTCGAGAAGAACAACTCACGCGTTAAGCTCGCCGTCAAGAGCCTCGTCACCAAGGGCACTCTGGTGCAGACCAAAGGCACCGGCGTGTCGGGCTCTTTCAAGCTTAACAAGAAGCAGACCGAGGCaaagaagaagccggccgccaagaaaccggcacctaaagctaagaagccggccgccaagaaaccagccgcggccaagaagcccaagaaggtagcagccaagaaacccactgcggctaagaaatcccccaagaaggccaagaagcccgtcgcggccgctaagaaggcagcgaagagccccaagaaggccaagaagccggcGGCAACCAAAAAGGCGATCAAGAGCCCAAAGAAAGCCAAAACGGTCAAGCCTAAAGCAGCTAAGCCCAAGGCGGCGAAGGCGAAAAAGGCTGCCCCTAAGAAGAAGTAA
- the LOC140546846 gene encoding histone H3 has protein sequence MARTKQTARKSTGGKAPRKQLATKAARKSAPATGGVKKPHRYRPGTVALREIRRYQKSTELLIRKLPFQRLVREIAQDFKTDLRFQSSAVMALQEASEAYLVGLFEDTNLCAIHAKRVTIMPKDIQLARRIRGERA, from the coding sequence atggcaagaaccaagcagACCGCTCGTAAGTCCACCGGTGGCAAGGCCCCGAGGAAGCAGCTCGCCACCAAGGCTGCCCGCAAGAGCGCCCCAGCCACCGGCGGCGTGAAAAAGCCTCACCGTTACAGGCCCGGCACCGTGGCTCTGAGGGAGATCCGCCGCTACCAGAAATCTACTGAGCTGCTGATCCGTAAGCTGCCCTTCCAGCGGCTAGTGCGTGAGATCGCGCAGGACTTCAAGACTGATCTCCGCTTCCAGAGCTCCGCCGTCATGGCCCTGCAGGAGGCTAGCGAGGCGTACTTGGTGGGTCTGTTTGAAGATactaacctgtgcgctatccacgccaagagagtcaccatcatgcctaaagacatccagctggcccgccgtattcgcggagagcgcgcttaa
- the LOC140546981 gene encoding histone H4: MSGRGKGGKGLGKGGAKRHRKVLRDNIQGITKPAIRRLARRGGVKRISGLIYEETRGVLKVFLENVIRDAVTYTEHAKRKTVTAMDVVYALKRQGRTLYGFGG; this comes from the coding sequence ATGTCCGGCAGAGGCAAGGGCGGCAAAGGCCTTGGAAAAGGAGGCGCCAAGCGTCATCGTAAAGTGCTTCGcgataacatccagggtatcacaAAGCCGGCTATTCGCCGTCTGGCTCGTCGTGGTGGCGTCAAGCGTATCTCCGGTCTGATCTACGAAGAGACCCGCGGTGTGCTCAAAGTGTTCCTGGAAAACGTGATCAGGgacgcagtcacgtacactgagcatgccaaaagaaagaccgtcaccgctatggatgtggtgtacgccctgaagcgccagggacgcactctgtacggattcggaggttaa
- the LOC140546733 gene encoding histone H2B produces the protein MPEPAKSAPKKGSKKAVTKTAGKGGKKRRKSRKESYAIYVYKVLKQVHPDTGISSKAMGIMNSFVNDIFERIAGESSRLAHYNKRSTITSREIQTAVRLLLPGELAKHAVSEGTKAVTKYTSSK, from the coding sequence ATGCCTGAGCCAGCTAAGTCCGCGCCCAAGAAGGGATCCAAGAAAGCCGTGACCAAGACGGCCGGGAAAGGAGGCAAGaagcgcagaaagtccaggaaggAGAGCTATGCTATCTACGTGtacaaggtgctgaagcaggtccaCCCTGATACCGGTATCTCCTCCAAAGCGATGGGCATCATGAACTCGTTCGTGAACGACATCTTCGAGCGCATCGCCGGTGAGTCTTCCCGTTTGGCTCATTACAACAAACGTTCTACTATCACCTCTAGGGAGATCCAGACCGCTGTGCGTCTGCTCCTTCCCGGTGAGTTGGCCAAGCACGCCGTGTCCGAGGGCACAAAGGCCGTCACCAAGTACACGAGCTCCAAGTAA